A DNA window from Providencia huaxiensis contains the following coding sequences:
- a CDS encoding GNAT family N-acetyltransferase has protein sequence MKEICQAITLEGEYVRLEPLSHQYDVELADIIRRDGLHNLWYALVPEPEHFSQDVEKRLENFKKKECLPFVVIDKRSDKPVGITSYNRVDHAVRRVEIGATWYGIEVQRTALNTEAKYLLLKHAFEELDCVAVEFRTHFLNSQSRRAIERLGAKLDGILRNHMKTKTGELRDSCVYSIIESEWPSIKHHLEWQMVKPR, from the coding sequence ATGAAAGAGATTTGCCAAGCTATTACTTTAGAAGGTGAATACGTTCGCCTTGAACCTCTATCTCACCAATATGACGTCGAACTGGCAGATATCATTCGGCGAGATGGGCTGCATAATTTGTGGTATGCCTTAGTGCCTGAGCCTGAGCATTTCTCTCAAGATGTGGAAAAGCGCCTGGAAAATTTCAAGAAAAAGGAATGTTTACCTTTTGTGGTGATCGATAAACGAAGCGATAAACCAGTGGGTATTACTTCTTATAACCGTGTGGACCATGCAGTAAGGCGGGTTGAAATCGGGGCCACTTGGTATGGAATAGAGGTGCAACGTACCGCATTAAATACAGAGGCTAAATATTTGCTGTTAAAACATGCCTTTGAGGAATTAGACTGCGTTGCAGTGGAGTTTCGTACACATTTTTTAAATAGCCAAAGTCGCCGTGCCATTGAACGTTTAGGGGCTAAGCTCGATGGTATCTTGCGTAATCATATGAAAACTAAAACGGGTGAACTGCGTGATAGCTGCGTATATAGCATTATCGAGTCAGAATGGCCGTCGATAAAACACCACTTAGAATGGCAGATGGTAAAACCGCGCTAA
- a CDS encoding NADPH-dependent 2,4-dienoyl-CoA reductase encodes MSNFPHLFTPLDLGHTVLKNRILMGSMHTGLEEHPQGSERLAHFYRLRAENGVSLIITGGIAPNPEGALTAHGAVLNDKNQLSFHQQITDAVHQADGKIALQILHAGRYGLHPKLVAPSPIQAEIIPFAPRELSTDEVEKTIDDFVTTAKLAQQAGYDGVEIMGSEGYLINQFITKRTNHRTDEWGGSYINRIRFPIEIVRQIREAVGENFIIIYRLSMLDLVEEGSTWEEVEFLAKQIENAGASMINTGIGWHEARVPTIATQVPRSAFSWVTQKLMGKVNIPLITTNRINDPFVAEHIIANHQADMVSMARPFLADEAFVRKAAENRADEINTCIGCNQACLDLIFSGKLASCLVNPQAVREMDYPNEKAPQSKSVAIVGAGPAGLSCAIYAAKRGHRVTLFEKSNHIGGQFNLAKQIPGKEEFHETIRYFCRQLELLNVDVRLEQQADVDCLSGFDEVIIATGVVPRKIQLEGVDHHKVISYIDVITKQRSVGKSAAIIGAGGIGFDVAELLTQEGKSSSLDSSLFNKEWNIDTTIHSKGGVFPPQKSLMASARQLYLLQRKNSKVGAGLGKTTGWVHRLSLMKRGVQMLNGVEYMRVDNEGLHIRYQNEIQCLPVDNVILCAGQEPYRPLKVQLAERGINAYVIGGADVAAELDARRAIEQGMKIAYQL; translated from the coding sequence ATGAGCAATTTCCCACACCTTTTTACCCCACTTGATTTAGGCCATACCGTCCTAAAAAATCGCATCTTGATGGGTTCAATGCATACTGGGCTTGAAGAACACCCACAAGGCAGTGAGCGGCTAGCACATTTTTACCGCCTACGCGCTGAAAATGGTGTCAGCCTCATCATTACCGGTGGTATCGCCCCCAATCCAGAGGGGGCGCTTACCGCTCATGGCGCGGTATTAAACGATAAAAACCAGCTTTCATTTCATCAACAAATCACGGATGCCGTCCACCAAGCAGATGGTAAAATCGCCTTACAAATCTTGCATGCAGGGCGTTATGGGCTGCACCCTAAATTAGTTGCGCCAAGCCCTATTCAAGCAGAAATTATTCCTTTCGCTCCCCGAGAACTTTCAACTGATGAAGTTGAAAAAACGATTGATGACTTCGTGACAACAGCCAAGCTAGCTCAGCAAGCTGGGTATGATGGTGTTGAAATTATGGGTTCCGAAGGTTATTTAATTAACCAATTCATTACCAAGCGTACCAACCATAGAACTGATGAATGGGGAGGGAGTTACATAAACCGAATTCGCTTTCCCATTGAAATCGTGCGACAAATACGGGAAGCCGTTGGGGAAAACTTTATCATTATTTATCGACTTTCCATGTTGGATTTAGTCGAAGAAGGCTCAACATGGGAAGAAGTTGAATTTCTTGCCAAACAAATTGAAAACGCAGGTGCCAGTATGATCAACACGGGTATTGGTTGGCACGAAGCTCGAGTACCTACGATAGCAACACAAGTTCCCCGTAGTGCGTTTAGTTGGGTCACGCAAAAATTAATGGGAAAAGTGAATATTCCGCTGATAACCACAAATCGCATCAATGACCCCTTTGTTGCAGAACATATTATTGCCAATCATCAAGCAGATATGGTTTCAATGGCTCGGCCGTTTCTTGCTGATGAAGCATTTGTCCGTAAAGCAGCAGAAAATCGAGCTGATGAAATCAATACCTGCATTGGTTGTAATCAAGCCTGTCTCGACCTTATCTTTAGTGGAAAACTCGCCAGTTGTTTGGTTAACCCACAAGCCGTTAGGGAAATGGATTACCCTAACGAAAAAGCCCCACAGAGCAAATCTGTCGCAATTGTTGGCGCAGGGCCTGCCGGGTTATCTTGTGCAATTTATGCAGCAAAACGTGGGCATCGCGTCACTTTGTTTGAAAAGTCTAACCACATAGGTGGGCAATTTAACCTCGCGAAGCAAATCCCCGGTAAAGAAGAATTCCATGAAACTATTCGTTACTTCTGCCGACAACTGGAACTATTAAATGTTGATGTGCGCCTTGAACAACAAGCCGATGTTGACTGTTTATCTGGATTTGATGAGGTCATTATTGCAACGGGTGTCGTTCCACGAAAGATCCAGCTCGAAGGGGTTGACCACCATAAAGTCATTTCTTATATCGATGTCATCACCAAACAACGTTCAGTGGGGAAAAGTGCCGCCATTATTGGGGCTGGGGGGATTGGTTTTGATGTTGCCGAGTTGCTAACCCAAGAAGGAAAAAGTAGCAGTTTAGATTCATCACTATTTAATAAAGAGTGGAATATTGACACCACAATCCATTCAAAAGGTGGCGTATTTCCCCCACAAAAATCCCTTATGGCATCAGCTCGCCAATTGTACTTATTACAGCGTAAAAACAGTAAAGTCGGTGCGGGTCTTGGTAAAACAACCGGTTGGGTGCATCGCTTATCCCTAATGAAGCGGGGCGTGCAGATGCTAAATGGTGTTGAATATATGCGAGTTGATAACGAAGGGCTACATATTCGCTATCAAAATGAAATCCAGTGCCTTCCCGTTGATAATGTGATTTTATGTGCAGGGCAAGAGCCTTACCGCCCATTAAAAGTACAATTAGCAGAACGTGGGATTAATGCCTATGTTATTGGTGGTGCTGATGTCGCCGCGGAGCTGGATGCGCGCCGCGCTATCGAGCAAGGTATGAAAATTGCGTATCAGCTTTAA
- the sstT gene encoding serine/threonine transporter SstT: MDTNKTGLWRVISQGSLVKQILVGLIAGILLAWLWPSAAKNVGLLGDLFVSALKAVAPVLVWVLVMSSIANHRQGQKTNIKPILVLYILGTFFAAVVAVIGSFLFPSNLVLVVGDTQLNPPGNIAEVLKGLLINIFANPIDALIKGNYIGILAWAIGLGIALRHANETTKNLVHDFSNAVTQLVRVVIRLAPLGIFGLVASTIATTGFSTLKGYIHVLAVLIGCMLIVALVVNPLIVYWKMKRNPYPLVLACLRESGVTAFFTRSSAANIPVNMGMCRRMNLHEDTYSVSIPLGATINMAGAAVTITVLTLAAVHTLGIPVDIPTALLLSVVAAVCACGASGVAGGSLLLIPLACNMFGISNEIAMQVVAVGVMIGVLQDSVETALNSSTDVLFTAAVCIAEDEKLANAEARLSHRD; the protein is encoded by the coding sequence ATGGATACAAATAAAACAGGGTTATGGCGAGTTATTAGCCAAGGTAGTCTAGTCAAGCAGATACTGGTTGGCTTGATAGCAGGTATTTTGCTTGCATGGTTATGGCCATCTGCTGCAAAAAATGTCGGGTTGTTAGGGGATTTATTCGTTAGTGCATTAAAGGCTGTTGCGCCTGTATTAGTATGGGTGTTAGTGATGTCATCCATTGCTAACCACCGCCAAGGGCAAAAAACCAATATCAAACCCATACTGGTCTTATATATTTTGGGAACATTTTTTGCCGCGGTTGTCGCCGTTATTGGTTCTTTCCTATTTCCATCAAATTTAGTGTTAGTGGTCGGTGATACACAGCTAAATCCTCCGGGAAATATTGCTGAAGTGTTAAAAGGTTTGCTAATCAATATATTTGCGAACCCTATCGATGCACTGATTAAGGGCAATTATATTGGTATTTTAGCGTGGGCGATTGGGTTGGGTATTGCACTGCGCCATGCAAATGAAACCACAAAAAATTTAGTTCATGATTTTTCTAATGCAGTAACACAGCTGGTACGTGTTGTGATCCGCTTAGCGCCTTTAGGGATTTTTGGCTTGGTTGCTTCAACTATCGCAACGACAGGTTTTTCAACCTTAAAAGGTTATATCCACGTTCTCGCAGTTTTAATTGGCTGTATGTTGATCGTTGCTTTGGTTGTTAACCCACTGATTGTCTATTGGAAAATGAAGCGCAACCCATACCCATTAGTTTTAGCTTGCTTACGTGAAAGCGGGGTAACGGCATTCTTTACGCGTAGTTCCGCAGCAAATATTCCTGTGAATATGGGGATGTGCCGTCGTATGAATCTGCACGAAGATACCTACTCTGTTTCTATCCCATTAGGCGCAACCATCAATATGGCAGGCGCAGCGGTAACGATTACAGTGCTGACGTTAGCCGCGGTACACACTTTAGGTATTCCTGTTGATATCCCAACAGCATTACTATTAAGTGTAGTGGCCGCAGTCTGTGCGTGTGGCGCTTCTGGGGTTGCGGGCGGCTCACTGTTACTGATCCCATTAGCTTGTAACATGTTTGGTATTTCAAATGAGATTGCGATGCAAGTGGTTGCGGTTGGTGTGATGATTGGCGTGTTACAGGATTCGGTCGAAACAGCGCTTAACTCTTCAACTGACGTGTTATTTACTGCGGCTGTGTGCATAGCGGAAGATGAAAAACTGGCTAACGCTGAAGCACGGTTATCTCACCGCGATTAA
- a CDS encoding TerC family protein gives MHSVGNPILWGSFAVIILLMLLIDLFWQGKHKGQAMSMKQAAAWSIVWVTLSLLFAAGFWWYLNENVGREFADSQTMAFLTGYLLEKALAVDNVFVWLMLFSYFAIPANLQRRVLVYGVLGAIVLRTIMIFAGSWLVTQFSWILYVFGLFLLFTGLKMAFAKEDDSPITDKPLVKWVRSHLRMTDELHGEKFFIKRNGILFATPLILVLILVEISDVIFAVDSIPAIFAVTTDPFIVLTSNLFAILGLRAMYFLLSGVAEKFSMLKYGLAVILSFIGIKMLLIDIFHIPTPISLGVIASILVVTLVINAIVNKRNEAKN, from the coding sequence ATGCACTCAGTTGGTAACCCAATTTTATGGGGTAGTTTTGCCGTTATTATTTTACTTATGTTACTCATTGATTTGTTCTGGCAAGGGAAACACAAAGGCCAAGCAATGTCGATGAAACAAGCTGCGGCTTGGAGTATCGTGTGGGTAACACTTTCACTGCTCTTTGCAGCAGGCTTTTGGTGGTATCTTAATGAGAACGTAGGACGTGAGTTTGCCGATAGCCAAACCATGGCGTTCTTAACGGGTTATTTATTAGAAAAAGCATTAGCTGTCGATAACGTATTCGTCTGGTTAATGTTATTTAGTTATTTCGCGATCCCAGCCAATTTACAGCGTCGCGTGTTGGTTTATGGAGTATTGGGCGCTATCGTACTTCGTACGATTATGATTTTTGCAGGTAGTTGGTTAGTCACACAATTTAGCTGGATTTTATATGTATTTGGCTTGTTCTTGCTATTTACGGGTTTGAAAATGGCTTTTGCTAAAGAAGATGACTCGCCAATTACAGATAAACCGTTAGTCAAATGGGTTCGTTCTCATTTACGCATGACAGATGAATTACATGGTGAAAAATTCTTCATTAAACGTAATGGCATTTTATTTGCGACCCCACTTATTTTAGTACTGATCTTAGTTGAGATTAGTGATGTGATATTTGCAGTGGACAGCATACCCGCTATTTTTGCGGTAACAACTGACCCATTCATTGTTTTAACATCGAATTTATTTGCTATTTTAGGCCTGCGTGCCATGTACTTCTTGTTGTCTGGGGTTGCTGAGAAATTCTCAATGCTAAAATACGGTTTAGCGGTGATTTTAAGCTTTATCGGTATAAAAATGCTATTGATTGATATTTTCCACATCCCAACACCGATTTCATTGGGCGTGATTGCGTCAATCTTAGTCGTAACGCTAGTTATTAATGCTATTGTTAATAAACGCAACGAAGCAAAAAATTAA
- a CDS encoding DedA family protein has protein sequence MELVKELFFALWHQDYVTLSNPALVWSIYFMLFAILFLENGVLPAAFLPGDSLLILVGVLIAKGALSYPLTIVILTAGASLGCWVGYIQGRWLGNTRIVKGWLAHLPEHYHQRAYGLFHRHGLAALLIGRFLAFVRTLLPTIAGLAGLQNGRFQVFNWLSGLLWVLILTAIGYGFGKSPIFLQYEHHIMNILMLIPVGLLILGLIGSIAVVVKKKFSNKKVN, from the coding sequence ATGGAATTAGTTAAAGAACTTTTTTTCGCCCTTTGGCACCAAGATTATGTCACCTTATCTAACCCTGCGTTAGTGTGGTCGATTTACTTCATGCTGTTCGCTATCTTGTTTCTTGAAAACGGGGTATTGCCTGCAGCGTTTTTACCTGGTGATAGCTTATTGATTTTAGTTGGTGTACTCATCGCTAAAGGCGCGTTAAGTTATCCGCTCACCATCGTCATTTTAACCGCTGGTGCCAGTTTAGGCTGCTGGGTTGGTTATATACAAGGGCGATGGCTGGGTAACACACGAATTGTTAAAGGCTGGCTAGCGCACTTACCTGAACACTACCACCAACGCGCTTATGGCTTGTTCCACCGTCATGGCCTCGCTGCCTTATTAATTGGCCGTTTTTTAGCTTTTGTCAGAACACTACTTCCAACTATCGCAGGCCTTGCAGGCTTGCAAAATGGTCGTTTCCAAGTATTTAATTGGTTAAGTGGCTTACTGTGGGTGTTAATTTTGACTGCGATTGGTTATGGCTTTGGTAAAAGCCCGATTTTCCTACAATATGAACATCATATTATGAATATTTTGATGTTGATCCCTGTAGGGCTACTGATCCTTGGCCTAATTGGTAGCATTGCCGTTGTCGTCAAGAAAAAGTTTTCAAATAAAAAAGTAAATTAA
- a CDS encoding DUF883 family protein: protein MSSNHSSEDLRAELKALADSLEAVLNDTGEKSKEEIESLKSKAKDALCSSRAKLGQTTERITEQTKEIAGRADNYVKENPWTGIGIGAAVGVVLGVLLAKR from the coding sequence ATGTCATCAAATCATTCATCAGAAGACCTACGCGCAGAACTCAAAGCGTTAGCTGACTCTCTTGAAGCTGTATTGAATGATACAGGCGAGAAATCGAAAGAAGAGATTGAAAGCTTGAAATCCAAAGCGAAAGACGCACTTTGCTCATCTCGCGCTAAACTCGGTCAAACGACTGAAAGGATCACTGAACAAACTAAAGAAATTGCGGGCCGCGCAGACAACTATGTCAAAGAAAACCCATGGACTGGTATCGGTATCGGTGCTGCTGTTGGTGTGGTTCTTGGCGTACTTCTCGCGAAACGTTAA
- a CDS encoding phage holin family protein: MEQNQQRQGPGKGVLEILQRIASITVNIVETRLQLIAVELEEEKVNFIQLLLLVGLALLFTAFGLMCLIGLIFWSVDPIYRYQALAITTGCLVLLAIIFAIWALKKAKQSTLLSSTREQLSQDASALAGKDNDQK; encoded by the coding sequence ATGGAACAAAATCAACAACGTCAGGGCCCCGGTAAAGGGGTCCTTGAAATACTACAGCGTATCGCGAGTATCACCGTTAATATTGTTGAAACTCGCCTTCAGCTCATTGCTGTTGAGCTTGAAGAAGAAAAAGTTAATTTTATCCAACTGCTATTGTTAGTTGGGCTAGCGCTTCTTTTTACTGCTTTTGGTCTAATGTGTCTAATTGGACTCATTTTTTGGTCTGTAGACCCTATTTATCGTTATCAAGCCCTGGCGATAACAACAGGATGTTTAGTTCTACTCGCCATTATTTTTGCTATTTGGGCTCTCAAAAAAGCGAAACAATCTACCTTATTGAGCTCCACACGGGAGCAATTAAGTCAAGATGCAAGTGCATTAGCAGGTAAGGATAATGACCAGAAATAA
- a CDS encoding YqjK-like family protein, translating into MTRNKRQLLAAKKQRLLNRIEQQRSDLAASSEDWLHVTAPYDRTWKTLVTFRPLFIAATGLLSIYSLKRPQRILQLGKKAFTMWGIARTIQSTINAGKK; encoded by the coding sequence ATGACCAGAAATAAACGCCAATTACTTGCCGCAAAAAAACAGCGATTACTCAACAGAATTGAGCAGCAACGGAGCGACCTTGCTGCAAGTTCTGAAGATTGGCTACATGTGACAGCCCCTTATGACCGCACATGGAAAACCTTGGTTACCTTCCGCCCTTTATTTATTGCGGCAACAGGCCTGCTTTCAATTTATTCACTGAAAAGACCACAGCGCATACTCCAATTAGGGAAAAAAGCCTTCACGATGTGGGGCATAGCCAGAACAATTCAAAGTACGATCAATGCAGGAAAGAAATAG